In the Caldisericaceae bacterium genome, one interval contains:
- a CDS encoding integrase core domain-containing protein — translation MREFQGLFDEYLKKRNINHNFIYPRCPRINGFVERANRTLQEEFIALHFNLLLEDIEKFNRKLIDYLVWYNTERPHESLNNLTPINFC, via the coding sequence TTGAGAGAGTTCCAAGGCTTGTTTGATGAGTATCTTAAAAAAAGAAATATTAATCATAACTTTATTTATCCAAGATGCCCAAGGATAAATGGCTTCGTTGAAAGAGCAAACAGAACACTGCAGGAAGAATTCATAGCTCTCCATTTCAATCTTTTGTTAGAAGACATTGAAAAATTCAATAGAAAGCTTATAGATTATCTTGTATGGTACAATACAGAAAGACCTCATGAAAGTCTAAATAATTTGACACCGATAAATTTTTGTTAA